Proteins from one Salmo salar chromosome ssa07, Ssal_v3.1, whole genome shotgun sequence genomic window:
- the LOC106608649 gene encoding stabilizer of axonemal microtubules 2 isoform X2 produces MAFQCMCQICTCGKHHCLQGSHPEEPCILIPGCMVSEYQEKYPAYCNTVVRAAKKPKNEYQPMEGKISNMTTFRSDYVAHEVTQRPPKVTKLYVPPDGRMRHSSTYVRDYPTHPVQNHIVTKPDGYHPPTAKMVAQSLYKEDFRAWHTQKVQPYRTRDNLKLNNSKFEVTTTYQDEFCYKGPAEARKSFKPAPDAPETLPFDGTTNYQTQYMSHPVQPRQPKEKAVYRPTSAPLNGVSSYRQDYLGLPAKPVKPFRAKVAWESSPAIFQGTSEFHDQYKPWPLQPKHRHHAEEYCPTEGTMVGLSTAHADYVGHECQQRPQSARPPVETWTKEARAPLQTRSTMKEHYRAWDMMRPRPTLHAGELETPKGAFAKTTTFRSAYTPKTAQRATSFKPTQMLLSPQAMDEDSVSRPTYTPKEIPSCPAWDGCPPGFEYSSMGAGGHRLYRTISIQETGPSQLAAATSDKSPYSHSRKSCMVPSQAKRAPES; encoded by the exons GAAGCACCACTGTTTACAAGGATCCCATCCAGAGGAGCCGTGTATCCTGATCCCAGGCTGCATGGTCTCGGAATACCAGGAAAAGTACCCTGcctactgcaacactgttgtcAGGGCAGCCAAGAAGCCGAAGAATGAGTACCAGCCAATGGAAGGAAAGATATCCAACATGACCACTTTCAG GTCAGACTACGTGGCCCATGAAGTGACCCAGAGGCCACCAAAGGTCACCAAGTTGTATGTGCCACCTGATGGAAGAATGAGACACAGCAGCACTTACGTCAGGGACTACCCAACTCACCCTGTTCAGAACCACATCGTGACCAAGCCTGATGGGTACCATCCGCCCACAGCAAAGATGGTTGCCCAGTCTTTATACAAAG AGGATTTTCGAGCATGGCACACCCAGAAAGTCCAACCCTACAGGACGCGTGACAACCTGAAGTTGAACAACAGCAAATTTGAGGTGACCACCACCTATCAAGACGAATTCTGCTACAAGGGCCCAGCCGAGGCCAGGAAGAGCTTCAAACCAGCCCCCGACGCCCCAGAGACCCTGCCCTTCGATGGCACCACCAACTACCAGACGCAGTATATGTCCCATCCTGTCCAGCCCAGGCAGCCCAAGGAGAAGGCCGTCTACAGGCCCACCAGCGCCCCCCTCAATGGGGTCTCCAGCTACAGGCAGGACTACCTGGGCCTGCCGGCCAAGCCTGTCAAGCCCTTCAGGGCCAAGGTGGCTTGGGAGAGCAGCCCGGCCATCTTTCAGGGGACCAGCGAGTTCCATGATCAGTACAAGCCCTGGCCACTGCAGCCCAAGCACCGGCACCATGCTGAGGAGTACTGCCCAACTGAGGGCACTATGGTTGGTCTGTCCACAGCTCATGCTGACTATGTCGGCCACGAGTGCCAGCAACGGCCCCAGTCCGCCCGCCCCCCGGTCGAGACCTGGACAAAGGAGGCCAGGGCACCCCTCCAGACCAGGTCCACCATGAAGGAGCACTACCGTGCCTGGGACATGATGCGTCCCCGCCCCACTTTACACGCAGGTGAGCTAGAGACCCCCAAAGGGGCTTTCGCCAAGACCACCACCTTCCGCTCAGCATACACACCCAAGACGGCCCAGCGCGCCACTAGCTTCAAGCCCACTCAGATGCTGCTGAGCCCCCAGGCCATGGATGAAGACTCTGTCAGTCGCCCCACCTACACACCCAAGGAGATCCCATCTTGCCCAGCCTGGGATGGCTGTCCTCCTGGCTTTGAGTACAGCTCCATGGGGGCTGGAGGACACAGGCTGTACCGGACCATCTCGATACAGGAAACAGGGCCGAGTCAGCTGGCCGCAGCTACGAGCGATAAGTCTCCTTACTCCCACAGCAGGAAGAGCTGCATGGTCCCCAGCCAAGCCAAGAGGGCGCCAGAGTCCTGA
- the LOC106608649 gene encoding stabilizer of axonemal microtubules 2 isoform X1, whose protein sequence is MRAMFQGISRIWRCPPLPRRKHHCLQGSHPEEPCILIPGCMVSEYQEKYPAYCNTVVRAAKKPKNEYQPMEGKISNMTTFRSDYVAHEVTQRPPKVTKLYVPPDGRMRHSSTYVRDYPTHPVQNHIVTKPDGYHPPTAKMVAQSLYKEDFRAWHTQKVQPYRTRDNLKLNNSKFEVTTTYQDEFCYKGPAEARKSFKPAPDAPETLPFDGTTNYQTQYMSHPVQPRQPKEKAVYRPTSAPLNGVSSYRQDYLGLPAKPVKPFRAKVAWESSPAIFQGTSEFHDQYKPWPLQPKHRHHAEEYCPTEGTMVGLSTAHADYVGHECQQRPQSARPPVETWTKEARAPLQTRSTMKEHYRAWDMMRPRPTLHAGELETPKGAFAKTTTFRSAYTPKTAQRATSFKPTQMLLSPQAMDEDSVSRPTYTPKEIPSCPAWDGCPPGFEYSSMGAGGHRLYRTISIQETGPSQLAAATSDKSPYSHSRKSCMVPSQAKRAPES, encoded by the exons GAAGCACCACTGTTTACAAGGATCCCATCCAGAGGAGCCGTGTATCCTGATCCCAGGCTGCATGGTCTCGGAATACCAGGAAAAGTACCCTGcctactgcaacactgttgtcAGGGCAGCCAAGAAGCCGAAGAATGAGTACCAGCCAATGGAAGGAAAGATATCCAACATGACCACTTTCAG GTCAGACTACGTGGCCCATGAAGTGACCCAGAGGCCACCAAAGGTCACCAAGTTGTATGTGCCACCTGATGGAAGAATGAGACACAGCAGCACTTACGTCAGGGACTACCCAACTCACCCTGTTCAGAACCACATCGTGACCAAGCCTGATGGGTACCATCCGCCCACAGCAAAGATGGTTGCCCAGTCTTTATACAAAG AGGATTTTCGAGCATGGCACACCCAGAAAGTCCAACCCTACAGGACGCGTGACAACCTGAAGTTGAACAACAGCAAATTTGAGGTGACCACCACCTATCAAGACGAATTCTGCTACAAGGGCCCAGCCGAGGCCAGGAAGAGCTTCAAACCAGCCCCCGACGCCCCAGAGACCCTGCCCTTCGATGGCACCACCAACTACCAGACGCAGTATATGTCCCATCCTGTCCAGCCCAGGCAGCCCAAGGAGAAGGCCGTCTACAGGCCCACCAGCGCCCCCCTCAATGGGGTCTCCAGCTACAGGCAGGACTACCTGGGCCTGCCGGCCAAGCCTGTCAAGCCCTTCAGGGCCAAGGTGGCTTGGGAGAGCAGCCCGGCCATCTTTCAGGGGACCAGCGAGTTCCATGATCAGTACAAGCCCTGGCCACTGCAGCCCAAGCACCGGCACCATGCTGAGGAGTACTGCCCAACTGAGGGCACTATGGTTGGTCTGTCCACAGCTCATGCTGACTATGTCGGCCACGAGTGCCAGCAACGGCCCCAGTCCGCCCGCCCCCCGGTCGAGACCTGGACAAAGGAGGCCAGGGCACCCCTCCAGACCAGGTCCACCATGAAGGAGCACTACCGTGCCTGGGACATGATGCGTCCCCGCCCCACTTTACACGCAGGTGAGCTAGAGACCCCCAAAGGGGCTTTCGCCAAGACCACCACCTTCCGCTCAGCATACACACCCAAGACGGCCCAGCGCGCCACTAGCTTCAAGCCCACTCAGATGCTGCTGAGCCCCCAGGCCATGGATGAAGACTCTGTCAGTCGCCCCACCTACACACCCAAGGAGATCCCATCTTGCCCAGCCTGGGATGGCTGTCCTCCTGGCTTTGAGTACAGCTCCATGGGGGCTGGAGGACACAGGCTGTACCGGACCATCTCGATACAGGAAACAGGGCCGAGTCAGCTGGCCGCAGCTACGAGCGATAAGTCTCCTTACTCCCACAGCAGGAAGAGCTGCATGGTCCCCAGCCAAGCCAAGAGGGCGCCAGAGTCCTGA
- the larp7 gene encoding la-related protein 7: MVDTEERAVGGALSSAMNPGGKNKENEKKKRSRVKQLLADVKKQVDFWFGDVNLHKDRFLRRLVEESRDGYVDISVLTSFNRMKNLTTDCKLIARALKNSSVVEVNLEGTKVRRQHPIGEDPKDVDNRTVYVELLPKKVTHDWLERVFTKCGNVVYVSVPRYKTTGHSKGFAFIEFETEEEAQKAIEMLNNPPEDAPRKPGIFPKTKNRKPIPDPPTLNTTLDEEEEKKSRKKKKSRGSTKEDAPSQAETTVGVAKEQKIESESKPSDRKRKCTDEGAEVVAPEGGTDKAPAKRLEKKRRRSQAGESSESDVQGDMPAKLRRMSEGEEGKVKEEDKVKESDGKDLPVKVEEEEEEKMDDSLLKAKRKRKKKHKERVKIGEEVIPLRVLAKKDWLKLKVEYLTLQKRSMGALKACLTKFHHKGAGEKMEMDTSLQQKQTPSEESKKAGEKESPPGPQFESGCIVRITHTKPLPGRKVIKDALSEVSPVVYVDTLEGDAEGHVRFKTPAEAKAIIDARTDLQNKHSWQLEILSGDHEQRYWQKILVDRQAKLNRPRDKKRGTEKLISKAEKIIIARAKEATKHIRFMED, encoded by the exons ATGGTAGACACAGAGGAAAGAGCCGTAGGTGGTGCCCTGTCATCTGCCATGAACCCAGGTGGAAAGAACAAAGAGAATGAGAAGAAGAAGAGGTCCCGTGTGAAACAGCTGCTTGCAGACGTGAAGAAGCAGGTGGACTTCTGGTTTGGGGATGTCAACCTTCACAAGGACAGGTTTCTAAGACGACTAGTTGAGGAGTCACGAGATGGAT ATGTTGATATATCTGTTTTGACATCCTTCAACCGAATGAAAAATCTGACAACTGATTGCAAGTTGATTGCAAGGGCACTGAAAAATTCATCTGTCGTTGAG GTCAACCTAGAGGGAACTAAAGTGCGACGGCAGCATCCAATTGGAGAGGATCCGAAAGATGTAGACAACCGAACAGTCTATGTG GAGCTTCTGCCCAAGAAAGTAACACATGACTGGCTAGAACGAGTGTTTACCAAATGCGGAAATGTGGTTTACGTCAGTGTGCCGAGATACAAAACCACGGGCCACTCCAAAGGGTTCGCCTTCATTGAGTTTGAGACGGAAGAGGAGGCACAGAAAGCCATAGAG ATGCTGAACAACCCTCCAGAGGACGCCCCCAGGAAACCTGGCATCTTCCCCAAGACCAAGAACAGGAAGCCTATCCCCGATCCACCCACCCTGAACACCACACTAG ACGAGGAAGAGGAAAAGAAAAGTAGGAAGAAGAAGAAGTCCAGGGGCAGCACCAAAGAGGACGCCCCGTCACAGGCAGAGACAACAGTGGGCGTGGCCAAAGAACAGAAAATAGAATCTGAGTCTAAGCCCTCTGACAGGAAGAGGAAATGCACGGACGAGGGTGCAGAGGTTGTAGCACCTGAGGGGGGCACAGATAAGGCCCCGGCCAAAAGGCTAGAGAAGAAGAGACGGCGGTCCCAGGCAGGGGAAAGCTCAGAGAGTGACGTCCAGGGAGACATGCCGGCCAAGCTGAGAAGGATGAGCGAGGGGGAGGAGGGCAAGGTGAAGGAGGAAGACAAGGTGAAGGAGAGCGATGGGAAAG ATTTGCCTGTCAAggttgaggaggaagaggaggagaagatggacGACTCCCTGCTAAAAGctaagaggaagaggaagaagaagcacAAGGAGAGGGTGAAGATTGGTGAAGAGGTCATTCCTCTCCGGGTTCTCGCCAA GAAAGACTGGCTGAAGCTGAAGGTGGAGTATCTGACCCTGCAGAAGAGGAGCATGGGAGCTCTGAAGGCGTGCCTGACCAAGTTCCACCACAAGGGAGCAGGAGAGAAAATGGAGATGGACACCAGtctccaacagaaacagacaCCTT CTGAGGAGAGTAAGAAGGCAGGTGAAAAGGAGAGTCCCCCCGGCCCTCAGTTTGAGAGTGGCTGCATCGTCAGGATCACCCATACCAAACCCTTACCTGGCAGAAAGGTCATCAAG GACGCTCTCTCTGAGGTGTCCCCAGtggtgtatgtggacaccctagAGGGGGACGCCGAGGGTCACGTCCGCTTCAAGACTCCAGCAGAGGCCAAGGCCATCATTGACGCTCGCACCGACCTGCAGAACAAACACAGCTGGCAGCTGGAGATCCTCTCTG GCGACCATGAACAAAGGTACTGGCAGAAGATCCTGGTGGACCGCCAAGCTAAGTTGAACCGGCCCAGAGACAAGAAACGGGGCACAGAGAAG CTCATTTCCAAAGCCGAGAAAATCATCATAGCCCGGGCCAAGGAGGCCACTAAGCACATCCGCTTCATGGAGGACTGA
- the LOC106608649 gene encoding stabilizer of axonemal microtubules 2 isoform X3 yields the protein MVSEYQEKYPAYCNTVVRAAKKPKNEYQPMEGKISNMTTFRSDYVAHEVTQRPPKVTKLYVPPDGRMRHSSTYVRDYPTHPVQNHIVTKPDGYHPPTAKMVAQSLYKEDFRAWHTQKVQPYRTRDNLKLNNSKFEVTTTYQDEFCYKGPAEARKSFKPAPDAPETLPFDGTTNYQTQYMSHPVQPRQPKEKAVYRPTSAPLNGVSSYRQDYLGLPAKPVKPFRAKVAWESSPAIFQGTSEFHDQYKPWPLQPKHRHHAEEYCPTEGTMVGLSTAHADYVGHECQQRPQSARPPVETWTKEARAPLQTRSTMKEHYRAWDMMRPRPTLHAGELETPKGAFAKTTTFRSAYTPKTAQRATSFKPTQMLLSPQAMDEDSVSRPTYTPKEIPSCPAWDGCPPGFEYSSMGAGGHRLYRTISIQETGPSQLAAATSDKSPYSHSRKSCMVPSQAKRAPES from the exons ATGGTCTCGGAATACCAGGAAAAGTACCCTGcctactgcaacactgttgtcAGGGCAGCCAAGAAGCCGAAGAATGAGTACCAGCCAATGGAAGGAAAGATATCCAACATGACCACTTTCAG GTCAGACTACGTGGCCCATGAAGTGACCCAGAGGCCACCAAAGGTCACCAAGTTGTATGTGCCACCTGATGGAAGAATGAGACACAGCAGCACTTACGTCAGGGACTACCCAACTCACCCTGTTCAGAACCACATCGTGACCAAGCCTGATGGGTACCATCCGCCCACAGCAAAGATGGTTGCCCAGTCTTTATACAAAG AGGATTTTCGAGCATGGCACACCCAGAAAGTCCAACCCTACAGGACGCGTGACAACCTGAAGTTGAACAACAGCAAATTTGAGGTGACCACCACCTATCAAGACGAATTCTGCTACAAGGGCCCAGCCGAGGCCAGGAAGAGCTTCAAACCAGCCCCCGACGCCCCAGAGACCCTGCCCTTCGATGGCACCACCAACTACCAGACGCAGTATATGTCCCATCCTGTCCAGCCCAGGCAGCCCAAGGAGAAGGCCGTCTACAGGCCCACCAGCGCCCCCCTCAATGGGGTCTCCAGCTACAGGCAGGACTACCTGGGCCTGCCGGCCAAGCCTGTCAAGCCCTTCAGGGCCAAGGTGGCTTGGGAGAGCAGCCCGGCCATCTTTCAGGGGACCAGCGAGTTCCATGATCAGTACAAGCCCTGGCCACTGCAGCCCAAGCACCGGCACCATGCTGAGGAGTACTGCCCAACTGAGGGCACTATGGTTGGTCTGTCCACAGCTCATGCTGACTATGTCGGCCACGAGTGCCAGCAACGGCCCCAGTCCGCCCGCCCCCCGGTCGAGACCTGGACAAAGGAGGCCAGGGCACCCCTCCAGACCAGGTCCACCATGAAGGAGCACTACCGTGCCTGGGACATGATGCGTCCCCGCCCCACTTTACACGCAGGTGAGCTAGAGACCCCCAAAGGGGCTTTCGCCAAGACCACCACCTTCCGCTCAGCATACACACCCAAGACGGCCCAGCGCGCCACTAGCTTCAAGCCCACTCAGATGCTGCTGAGCCCCCAGGCCATGGATGAAGACTCTGTCAGTCGCCCCACCTACACACCCAAGGAGATCCCATCTTGCCCAGCCTGGGATGGCTGTCCTCCTGGCTTTGAGTACAGCTCCATGGGGGCTGGAGGACACAGGCTGTACCGGACCATCTCGATACAGGAAACAGGGCCGAGTCAGCTGGCCGCAGCTACGAGCGATAAGTCTCCTTACTCCCACAGCAGGAAGAGCTGCATGGTCCCCAGCCAAGCCAAGAGGGCGCCAGAGTCCTGA